The Ailuropoda melanoleuca isolate Jingjing chromosome 4, ASM200744v2, whole genome shotgun sequence region tgctctctctctcaagtaaataaatgaaatctttaaaaaaataaaaataaaaatgaaagaaataaaactaaacaataaattaattaatcttaaaaaaaccaaattatgggacgcctgggtggcacagcagttaagcgtctgccttcggctcagggcgtgatcccggcgttatgggatcgagccccacatcaggctcctccgctgtgagcctgcttcttcctctcccactccccctgcttgtgttccctctctcgctggctgtctctatctctgtcaaataaataaataaaatctttaaaaaaaaaaaaaccaaattatttaGAATCAGGTCTACTGAGTCAAAGGATCAGAACTTtctttttgggggcgcctgggtggctcagtcggttaagcgtctgccttcggctcaggtcatgaccccagggtcctgggatagagccgaaggtcaggctccctccttagtagagagtttgcttcttcctctccctctgcccctcccacctgcttgtgctcgctctctctccctctctcaaataaataaaatcttaaaaaaaaaaaaaaacaactttttttttgaatttcaggTTTTCTTAGGAAAGACTACTAAGTAAACATGTAACAACAATCTCTGCTCTATATTGCTGTCAGAATTacttcttaaaaacagaaatgcccATGTCACTTTGTTCCTCCAACTTTCTCCAACATCCCTGCACCAAAACTCCTGTACATGACCATCTGACCCACCTCTAAAAATACTCTACCCACAAAAATGTTTACCCACAGGTGTGgactggaatatttttcttttgtttagagtCTAGGTCTTTTAATACTTATTTATTAGAACAGTATTTTCATATCGATTTATTTGGCTACTTAACCGACACTGGTACTCttacattaaaagagaaaaaaaaatatatggtgcCACATAttgaaaatgaagttaagaaaCTATACTCTTAAATtagtttggaaaatataattaaccattgtcacaaatttttaaaaatactctatgGATGAAAACTTCATAACACTGTCCATAACACTGCAGATTAAGGTGTAAGACTAGTCCAAATGTTTAAGGGCTAAACAACATATACAATAataaaagtaggggcgcctgggtagcgcagtcgttaagcgtctgccttcggctcagggcgtgatcacggcactctgggatcgagtcccacatcgggctcctccgctgggagcctgcttcttcctctcccactcccctgctgtgttcccctctctcgctggctgtctctctgtcacatagataaataaaatctttaaaaataataatagtaataataaaagtagaGTCTGGTTGGATCTTATACTTAGGCCAAAAGAACCAACTGTACAAAGAATCATCAATGGAGGATAAAACTTTTTtcgaggaaaaaaaataacaaacattatttttgtatttgctaaGATTCAGTGAAACACGTAACATACAGTAAAACAATCTCTAAAGACAACACCACCAAACAACCCAAACAGCTTCTCACCAGgtacttcctccttcttcctcttctttggcTTAGAGGCAGTGGACTCACAAGCTGTTACTGTCGATTCTGAATGGCAACCTAACTGGGGCACAATAACCTCTTTAAGACctaaaatacaacagatttcttaattattaataCCATCCAAGAGTAAGTATGGGCCCCTGCctacagaaaaatgaatttataaaaaataaattatggagtgatagcctactttaaaataatttcttttaaagaactcCCCAAGACATAAGTTTATGTTCATGGATCATTAGCATGATAAAAGACTTTACagagaaataaactaaaaagttGGAAGCTAGTGCCAACTAAAGatcattaagaaatgaaaataaatccggatgcctgggtggcttagtcagttaagtggctgccatgagctcaggtcataatcccagggtcctgggatcgagtcccatatcggggtcctcgctcagcagagagcctgcttctccctctgcctgcagctccccctgcttgttctccctctctcacaaacaaatgaataaaatcttaaaaaaaaaagaaaagaaatgaaaataaaaagcacctaCAAGATAAACTCTGttaaaaaccacaacaaaagacTTGCTGTACAGTCTTTAAAGATCTTTTGAGCAAGTACTAGCTTCCCTCATTTTCAAAGATAAGAAACAAGCAAGCAACCCAAAataaaagggttttttgtttgtttattctttgtttttattaacataAGGCATCTgtgaaaaagtggaaaaaaaaaaaagcaaagcaaagctaaCTTTTGCTAGATTCATTGTCTCTGTGAAAATGCCCAAGTCTCTTGATCATTAGtttcaaccaaccaaccaaccaaccaaccaatcaaccaaccaaccaaccaaccaaccaaccaaccaaccaacctttATGCAAGTGTGCTGACTGGGATTAAAAGAAGGAATGCTTTTCATTTGAATTATCTAGCAACTGCTTCTGAAGGTTGCTAGGACAATCTCCAAATGCCATCAGTGGAACTCTTTCATTGCcattttagaaaaacagagtAACTGTCAACACACCACCTACCGCTGGAATCAAAATTTAGGAAGTCTGAGAATTCCTGAGCCAATGTCTCGTCACTGGCAAAGGCACAGATGCaagcaaagaaatgaatacatCTCTGGGCCACCTCCTCCTTGGAGGCATTGGACTTGTGTGATTTCAGAGCCTGGCAGGAGCAGAAGAACCGGCGCTCGGGCAAGCTTTTGGCACTGATTTTCTGCACAAAGGATGTATGCAAATACCCCAAACTGTGCTTCTGGCTTGCCTTGCACTTCACCACCAAAATGTTTTTAGTAATCCTCTGTACAAGGGGACCTGTGGGTTCCGTGGCCAGCTGCCAGATGGTCTGCTTGGTTTCTGGGGGGGCCTGCATTGCATTCAGGACCGAGCTTTTCAGAGTCAGAGGGGTGGCTTCTGCCTGGCAGTTCACCGCCAGCTTGATGTGCTGACACTGATTTTCCACTACACCCTGGGTGGCAGCTTTCAGGCACGAGGGCACGTAACACCGTCCAGAGCTCAGCTGAGTGATGATTGTCCCGTCCACCGTCTGGATTGTCGTCTCTGACACGCCTAGCTCCACAAAGCATCGGTGATCGGGGCCCCGGTCTCTTTGCCGCACCGAGTAAACCTGTAGATCAGAGCCTGTGATGATTTTGACGGCTTCAACGCTAGGCTGCTTCCGTGCACCATAGCGGAATATGGTTCCACATGTCTTGTTCTTGCAGCTCAGCCCCCGGGTTCCATTGTATGTGCCGCATCGGGGACACTTTCTGATTCCCCTCAATGTGGCCTTCCCCAAATCAGACAAGAAAGCTGGGACTTTAGTCCTCAGAGAGTTGGGTTCCATTTCTCAAAGGCCCTAGAAAAAGCAATAAGCCCATCGGCATGAATATAcattcatacacatacatacacaaagtTAAAATCAATTATGATATTTcgtacagaaaataaaatgtaaagaggTTAGCTACCATTTTCAAATTGTACCCTCAAACAGAACATTCACTTAAGCCATCAAACAGAAGTGAAGGAACCCTGGCCTTTCataccattatatatttttaaaatcctaatgtAATAACTAAAGCATTTCTCTAGGCTCAATATGGTCTTATACAACAACCTAGATTAGGTAACCTAACTTTTACATGCACAGGTGTTTAATTTGA contains the following coding sequences:
- the C4H2orf42 gene encoding uncharacterized protein C2orf42 homolog, which produces MEPNSLRTKVPAFLSDLGKATLRGIRKCPRCGTYNGTRGLSCKNKTCGTIFRYGARKQPSVEAVKIITGSDLQVYSVRQRDRGPDHRCFVELGVSETTIQTVDGTIITQLSSGRCYVPSCLKAATQGVVENQCQHIKLAVNCQAEATPLTLKSSVLNAMQAPPETKQTIWQLATEPTGPLVQRITKNILVVKCKASQKHSLGYLHTSFVQKISAKSLPERRFFCSCQALKSHKSNASKEEVAQRCIHFFACICAFASDETLAQEFSDFLNFDSSGLKEVIVPQLGCHSESTVTACESTASKPKKRKKEEVPGAQTNSSLLPQDAVSSHLRKSGLKKPVVASSLKRQACGQLLDEAQVTLSFQDWLASVTERIHQTMHYQFDGKPEPLVFHIPQSFFDALQQRISIGSAKKRLPNSTTAFVRKDALPLGTFSKYTWHITNILQVKQILDTPEMPLEITRSFIQNRDGTYELFKCPKVEVESIAETYGRIEKQPVLRPLELKTFLKVGNTSPDQKEPTPFIIEWIPDILPQSKIGELRIKFEYGHHRNGHVAEYQDQRPPLDQPLELAPLTTITFP